From a region of the Mycobacteroides saopaulense genome:
- a CDS encoding nuclear transport factor 2 family protein, translated as MINDVVETWHGIISGANPDALNDLLAEDATFYSPVVFTPQQGKQITAMYLLAAFATLAGPDNNFHYTKEILDGNTAALEFEATVDGKYINGVDIITCDDAGKIVEFKVMIRPLQAINLLHEKMRAALAQAQG; from the coding sequence ATGATCAACGACGTGGTTGAAACCTGGCACGGCATCATTTCGGGCGCGAACCCGGACGCACTCAACGACCTGCTGGCCGAGGACGCGACCTTCTACTCCCCCGTGGTGTTCACCCCGCAGCAGGGTAAGCAGATCACCGCCATGTACTTGTTGGCCGCCTTCGCCACGCTTGCCGGGCCCGATAACAACTTCCACTACACCAAGGAAATCCTGGACGGGAACACCGCGGCACTCGAGTTCGAGGCGACCGTCGACGGCAAGTACATCAACGGAGTCGACATCATCACCTGCGACGATGCCGGAAAGATCGTGGAGTTCAAGGTCATGATCCGTCCGTTGCAGGCCATCAACCTGCTGCACGAGAAGATGCGTGCCGCGTTAGCCCAAGCGCAAGGCTGA
- the coaA gene encoding type I pantothenate kinase: MPRLSEPSPYVEFDRKQWRALRKSTPLVLTEEELFGLRGLGEQIDLTEVAEVYLPLARLIHLQVAARQRLFAATATFLGDQHPDRLVPFVIGVAGSVAVGKSTTARVLQALLARWDHHPRVDLVTTDGFLYPNAELSRRNIMHRKGFPESYNRRGLLRFVTEVKSGAHEVTAPVYSHLLYDIIKNEKHVVQQPDILILEGLNVLQTGPTLMVSDLFDFSIYVDARIEDIEQWYISRFLAMRSTSFANPSSHFHHYAKLSDRQATLAAQEIWHSINLPNLLENILPTRPRATLVLRKDADHSINRLRLRKL; this comes from the coding sequence ATGCCGCGGCTGAGCGAGCCGAGCCCCTACGTGGAGTTCGACCGGAAACAGTGGCGCGCGCTGCGCAAGTCCACGCCGCTGGTCCTCACCGAAGAAGAGCTCTTCGGCCTACGCGGCCTGGGCGAGCAGATCGATCTGACCGAGGTCGCCGAGGTCTACCTGCCACTGGCTCGTCTCATCCACCTTCAGGTGGCCGCCCGCCAGCGGCTCTTCGCCGCCACCGCCACCTTCCTCGGGGACCAGCACCCGGACCGTCTGGTCCCATTCGTCATCGGCGTCGCGGGCAGCGTCGCGGTCGGCAAGTCGACGACGGCCCGCGTGCTGCAGGCGCTGCTGGCGCGATGGGACCACCATCCCCGCGTGGACCTGGTCACCACCGACGGATTTCTCTACCCCAATGCCGAACTATCCCGGCGGAACATCATGCACCGCAAGGGATTTCCAGAGAGCTACAACAGGCGCGGACTGCTGCGATTCGTCACCGAGGTCAAATCGGGAGCCCACGAGGTCACAGCCCCGGTGTACTCACACCTGCTGTACGACATCATCAAGAACGAGAAACACGTTGTGCAGCAACCCGATATCCTGATTCTCGAGGGCTTGAACGTGCTGCAGACCGGTCCCACCCTGATGGTCTCGGACCTGTTCGATTTCTCGATCTACGTGGACGCACGAATCGAGGACATCGAGCAGTGGTACATCTCGCGGTTCCTGGCGATGCGCTCCACATCCTTCGCAAATCCTTCTTCGCATTTCCACCATTACGCCAAGCTGTCCGACAGGCAGGCAACCCTTGCCGCACAGGAGATTTGGCATTCGATCAACCTGCCGAACCTGCTAGAGAACATCCTGCCGACCCGGCCACGCGCGACGCTGGTGCTACGCAAAGATGCCGACCACTCGATCAACCGGCTGCGGCTACGCAAGCTGTAG
- a CDS encoding DUF885 domain-containing protein, with the protein MGDNGGSKSSVVTEYLLLGLRFDRIESGYVDSFTGDPALRQRVENEPTPDPAELARQAEALRSELAASDLDGARKAFIDTHLKALACAGRKFAGEDIGFVDEVHDYFDVRIAKGDEENYRQAHRALEAVLPEGGSLLERKTAYDRSQEIDPNRLQECVDAFSSALRDRVRADFPLPDTETVTYEIVSDKPWSGFNYYEGNYRSTVAVNSDLKQYLNNVPALIAHESYPGHHTEHCRKEAGLVHLGDQQEQTIFLVNTPQCLMAEGLADLALYAAVGEDWGLWAQEIYADLGLRFDGEQAQAIGRARAGLINVRQDAALMLHDEHRDVEDVIAFLKRWLLVPDERARHMIKFLSSPLWRAYISTYVEGYQLLKGWLDRRPPEQSLTTRFGRLLDEPLVASTLV; encoded by the coding sequence ATGGGCGATAACGGCGGGTCGAAGAGCAGTGTTGTCACCGAATACCTGCTGCTCGGGCTGCGATTTGACCGGATTGAAAGCGGCTACGTCGACTCGTTCACCGGTGATCCCGCGCTGCGGCAGCGTGTCGAGAACGAGCCCACCCCCGATCCGGCGGAGCTGGCCCGCCAGGCCGAGGCGCTGCGGTCGGAGCTGGCCGCCAGCGATCTCGACGGTGCGCGCAAGGCCTTCATCGACACGCATCTGAAGGCGCTGGCCTGCGCCGGACGCAAGTTCGCCGGGGAAGACATCGGATTCGTCGACGAGGTGCACGACTACTTCGACGTGCGTATCGCCAAGGGCGACGAGGAAAATTACCGCCAAGCGCACCGTGCCCTGGAAGCCGTTCTGCCTGAGGGCGGTTCGCTGCTGGAACGCAAGACTGCCTATGACCGGTCCCAGGAGATCGATCCCAATCGCCTACAGGAATGCGTGGACGCCTTTTCCAGCGCGTTGCGCGATCGGGTGCGTGCCGACTTTCCGCTGCCCGACACCGAGACGGTGACCTACGAGATCGTCAGTGACAAACCCTGGTCGGGCTTCAACTACTACGAGGGCAACTATCGCTCGACGGTCGCCGTCAATTCCGATCTCAAGCAGTACCTGAACAACGTGCCCGCCCTGATCGCCCACGAGTCCTACCCGGGGCACCACACCGAGCACTGCCGCAAGGAGGCCGGCCTGGTGCACCTGGGGGACCAGCAGGAACAGACCATCTTCCTGGTCAATACGCCGCAGTGCCTGATGGCCGAGGGGCTCGCCGATCTCGCCCTCTACGCGGCCGTCGGCGAGGACTGGGGGCTGTGGGCCCAGGAGATCTACGCGGACCTCGGGCTGCGCTTCGACGGCGAGCAGGCCCAGGCCATCGGTCGGGCGCGTGCCGGACTGATCAACGTGCGCCAGGACGCCGCGCTCATGCTTCACGATGAGCATCGCGACGTCGAGGACGTGATCGCCTTCCTGAAACGGTGGCTGCTGGTGCCCGATGAGCGGGCCCGTCACATGATCAAATTCCTGTCCTCGCCGCTGTGGCGGGCGTATATCTCCACCTATGTCGAGGGCTATCAATTGCTGAAGGGTTGGCTGGATCGTCGGCCGCCGGAGCAGTCACTCACGACCCGCTTCGGACGGCTGCTCGATGAGCCCCTGGTGGCGTCCACCCTGGTGTAA
- a CDS encoding glycine hydroxymethyltransferase has product MTDTASADIAQGAQYAETASAAYRSALEVIETIEPRIADATRKELADQRDSLKLIASENYASPAVLLTMGTWLSDKYAEGTIGHRFYAGCQNIDTVEALAAEHARELFGAPYAYAQPHSGIDANLVAYWAILATRVEAPALAEKGVRNVNDLSETDWEELRHQYGNQRLMGMSLDAGGHLTHGFRPNISGKMFHQRSYGTDPQTGLLDYDALAAAAREFKPLVLVGGYSAYPRRVNFAKLREIADEVGATLFVDMAHFAGLVAGKVFTGDENPVPHAHITTTTTHKSLRGPRGGLVLATAEYSDAVDKGCPMVLGGPLSHVMAAKAVALAEARQPSFQAYAQRVADNAKALAEGFLKRGARLVTGGTDNHLVLLDVQSFGLTGRQAESALLDAGVVTNRNAIPADPNGAWYTSGIRFGTPALTSRGFGADEFDKVAELVVEVLTNTSPAEGTAGSSKAKYTLADGVADRVKAESAELLAANPLYPGLTL; this is encoded by the coding sequence ATGACCGACACAGCTTCAGCCGACATCGCACAGGGCGCGCAGTACGCCGAGACCGCCAGCGCCGCGTACCGCTCGGCGCTTGAGGTCATCGAGACCATCGAGCCGCGTATCGCCGACGCGACGCGCAAAGAGCTTGCCGACCAACGCGATTCGCTCAAGCTGATCGCCAGCGAGAATTACGCCTCGCCCGCGGTGCTGCTGACCATGGGCACCTGGCTCTCGGACAAGTACGCCGAGGGCACCATCGGGCATCGGTTCTACGCCGGTTGCCAGAACATCGACACCGTGGAGGCGCTGGCCGCCGAGCACGCCCGCGAGCTGTTCGGTGCGCCGTACGCGTACGCCCAGCCGCACTCGGGTATCGACGCCAATCTGGTTGCCTACTGGGCGATCCTGGCGACTCGGGTGGAGGCGCCCGCGCTGGCCGAGAAGGGCGTGCGCAACGTCAACGACCTGTCCGAGACCGACTGGGAGGAACTGCGCCACCAGTACGGAAACCAGCGGCTCATGGGCATGTCGCTCGACGCCGGCGGTCACCTGACCCACGGGTTCCGCCCGAACATCTCGGGCAAGATGTTCCACCAGCGCAGTTACGGCACTGACCCGCAGACCGGCCTGCTGGACTACGACGCCCTGGCCGCCGCCGCGCGTGAGTTCAAGCCGCTGGTCCTGGTGGGCGGCTACTCCGCCTACCCGCGCCGGGTGAACTTCGCCAAGCTGCGTGAGATCGCCGACGAGGTGGGTGCCACGCTGTTCGTCGACATGGCGCACTTCGCCGGTCTGGTCGCCGGAAAGGTCTTCACCGGCGACGAGAACCCGGTACCGCACGCCCACATCACCACGACCACCACCCACAAGTCGCTGCGCGGTCCGCGCGGCGGGCTGGTGCTGGCCACCGCCGAGTATTCCGATGCCGTCGACAAGGGCTGCCCGATGGTGCTCGGCGGACCGCTCTCGCACGTGATGGCCGCCAAGGCAGTCGCCCTGGCCGAGGCGCGTCAGCCCTCGTTCCAGGCGTACGCGCAGCGGGTCGCCGACAACGCCAAGGCTCTCGCCGAGGGCTTCCTCAAGCGGGGCGCCCGCCTGGTCACCGGCGGCACCGACAACCACCTGGTGCTGCTGGACGTGCAGTCCTTCGGGCTCACCGGACGTCAGGCCGAGTCCGCCCTGCTGGACGCGGGTGTGGTCACCAACCGCAACGCCATCCCGGCCGACCCCAACGGCGCCTGGTACACCAGCGGTATCCGGTTCGGCACCCCGGCACTCACCAGCCGTGGATTCGGCGCCGACGAGTTCGACAAAGTGGCCGAGCTCGTCGTGGAGGTGCTGACCAACACAAGTCCTGCGGAAGGCACCGCAGGTTCTTCCAAGGCCAAGTACACGCTCGCCGACGGAGTCGCGGACCGCGTGAAGGCTGAGTCGGCGGAACTACTGGCCGCAAACCCCCTGTACCCGGGCCTGACTCTCTAG
- a CDS encoding acyl-ACP desaturase, whose protein sequence is MAQKPVPNALTLELTDVVAETIDRHRDTAELWYAHEHVPYDEGENFAFLGGRDWEPSDVKLPKAVVDAVQILLITKDNLAGYHREIVEHFSLEIIPWADFIGRWTAEENLHAIALREFLVVTRNADPNADEDTRLAHVMKGYRADSYTQIETLVFNAFFEQMHAVFVRNLSAQTEDAVLKGLLANIEKDERRHEQMFSNIVMECLRLHPEDTITAIKARAAELKVIGADIDGYEDKVATVAEAGIIDEGTVEEIVRELTDKWGVTERL, encoded by the coding sequence ATGGCACAGAAACCTGTACCCAATGCGTTGACTCTTGAGCTGACGGATGTCGTCGCCGAGACCATCGACCGCCACCGCGACACCGCGGAGCTTTGGTACGCCCACGAGCACGTCCCCTACGACGAGGGCGAGAACTTCGCCTTCCTGGGCGGACGCGACTGGGAGCCCTCCGACGTCAAGCTGCCCAAGGCTGTCGTCGACGCCGTTCAGATCCTGCTCATCACCAAGGACAACCTCGCGGGCTACCACCGCGAGATCGTGGAGCATTTCTCGCTCGAGATCATCCCGTGGGCCGACTTCATCGGACGCTGGACTGCCGAAGAGAACCTGCACGCCATCGCGCTGCGCGAGTTCCTTGTGGTGACCCGCAACGCCGACCCCAACGCCGACGAGGACACCCGCTTGGCCCACGTCATGAAGGGCTACAGGGCCGACTCGTACACGCAGATCGAGACGTTGGTGTTCAACGCGTTCTTCGAGCAGATGCACGCGGTATTCGTCCGCAACCTCTCTGCGCAGACCGAGGACGCCGTGCTCAAGGGCCTGCTGGCCAACATCGAGAAGGATGAGCGCCGTCACGAGCAGATGTTCAGCAACATCGTGATGGAATGCCTGCGCCTGCACCCCGAAGACACCATCACCGCCATCAAGGCCCGTGCCGCGGAACTGAAGGTCATCGGTGCCGACATCGACGGTTACGAGGACAAGGTCGCCACGGTGGCCGAGGCCGGGATCATCGACGAGGGCACCGTGGAGGAGATCGTCCGCGAACTCACCGACAAATGGGGCGTCACCGAGCGGCTCTGA